From the Balearica regulorum gibbericeps isolate bBalReg1 chromosome 11, bBalReg1.pri, whole genome shotgun sequence genome, the window GGGCATTGTGTATATCTGCTTTCAAAACAGCCTGTAGGATTTTTACTTCAGCATTCAGCACGAGGAACACCCAATGGGTTATTTCTGATAACAAGCTTGGTTCAGACAGCTCCCCTGAGAAGAATTCTGTTCTCACTGGCTCTATTAAGAGGCATTTTCATTAGTTCTGTACAGAAAGTCAGATTTAATTGCAAGACCTGCAGTCTCAGAGCCCTACTTCATACATGGCAGAATAAACAGTGtttccataaaaaaaacccaaaactcttGAAACACCAGCTGAGTACAACAGCACACGCCAGGCTCAAACTGAAAGTTATGAAATTATGCCAGCAATATTATACCTTTCCATTGCTGAACTATATAAATGCTGCTTTGAATGCATCTTTTCATCTATTAAATGTTCTAATCATCTAAACATTCTGTAACTTTTACTCTTGAGATGTGACATTTATTCCTATAATTACTGAAATTTAATCTACAAAgctatatatttaaaaagttttaaaacaaactgttaTATGTATCTTTAAAGATTAGCCTTCAGGATAACAAAATTATACTGAACAGTCCAGTGTATGAAAGGATGGGGCTCAAATTAAGTGTGTCAATaggaaaagtaaagaatttaatattaaaacaccTGAAAACAGGTCCTAAATAATGCCACCTGTAAACAAATCGGAAAGCCAAAAGCTCTGTTTCAATATGAAGATTACAATGGTGTGTCACATTTTAAAGTGCACGCATATTTTACTTACTAGCAATGTTTTACACATAATGAGAACTTGGACATAGACGATTTGCTTTATCAACTTCAATCAATATAGGTGAACGCAAGAAGCAATTACAGAACTGGTGTGTTTATTTGTTATTGAATATTGAGACAACATGTTGATAAAACACTGCAAATTTACACCAAAGGAAGGAAATCTTTAGTTCCTGCTCCCCCAgattaacaaaaaagaaatacttcctCACCTGTAATTGAAAGGCCTGTCTCATGGGAAATGGGTACTTATGCACACAGAACTGTCTATAGATTGATTGACAGAGGAGGAGGTTTTGTCATCTTTAATCCGCAAATACTGCATAGAGAAAAAACACCCTTGGTATGTCATCAGTGCAACTGAAACATTTACACAGTCAACAAATACAATAGTTGATCTGCATTATAACTGTATAAAATACTACAAAGGAGACTTGAGGGGCATAAATGTTCTCCAAAatagacagaaaatatttatgtcaaGAAAATAAGATCTTTTTAGATAAAAGTAATAGATTAACAGTACTTTGAGTAGCAATCATTTGTCATTCATGACCATGAAAAGGCACTCCACATCTGAACTCATGAACAGAGAAAAGACCAATAAAAGCTGGCTTAGAAGCCTGTAGGAGTCACCAGTATTGAACACTGGGGGAAAACCTATCCACCATGAACAATTAcaacttatattttttttttattactatttattagAGCAGAAGTTACAAACATGGGTAAGAGTCTATGTAATGAAGGCAACAGCATCACATTGACTTAGTATATTGACatgtaataaataaagcatactaaaaggaaagctgaagtaATCAGTGTACTGAACTTAGAACTGGTCCTCTATATCTTGCTAAGGGACTTTGTCCAAAAGCAATTGTGGCTGTCTTCTAAATATAGCAAGCTGAATAAATATGGAGAGAACTCAAGCTCCTAGACTGCGTTTACACATTTTTACCTTTATGTAGCACAAATCTGACAACATTGGACAATTCCTCTGGAAATTATTTGTAAGCAAACTCATACTAAATAGCCATCTCACTGCATGTGCCTTCAAAACGGCACATTTTGAAATCACGTGAACAAATTTTCAGCCTGCATAAATACGGGGACTGTCAGCATGCTGACAAGTATTGCCCTTTCGCCATCTAAGATTCAGAGCTTTGCTTAGGCATTCAGATTCCTGGAGGCACTACATCTAGCACAAGTTCAGTGAAATCCATCCTACCAAAGACCAGCAAGTTTCCAGAAACACCTACTAGAGCAGTAAatagaaaacaagcattttgcCACTGTGGGTTTTACaaaagatgggatttttttttttttttcatgtttggaaATCTATTGCTTCCCACGATTGAGTCTAAGTGTCCCCCACACCTTCCCATCCCATCATTTTAACAATCTGATTGAGGAGGCACTTCATATGCTTGCTCTAGGATTTATATAGTTATAGTTTTTCCACTGACTCATCATTATTAAATCCTGTAACTTTGGTATTTACATGGTTCCCTACATTTAATCAGAATATAACACTCTCAGGTCTCAATCTGTAGCCTTTCAAATTCTTAGTAACTGGTCCATAAAAGTTTGTTGGGTCCTGGGGAAAGTTTTGGTCCTCTGTTATCcaaaaagacaaacacagaTTCTGGTCTTGTGGCTCACTACACTAGTTAGATATTCTAACCAACGGAATTACCTAAGCAAAAAAATACCCAGTATTTCATATACCTTTTAATGGGCAAAGGGCTTTCTTCTCCCATTTCTATATAAAAACTTAAGAGCTATTATATAGTAGCTATTCAGCATCCTCTTCTGGGCTCTGCTCCACAGAAAGTATCTGAGCAAGGGTTTGTCTGAATTATCTCAAGAGGAAATAGAGGGCATCCTCTGACATCTGCATCCATCTCTCTTCTCAACATTAATTTCCTCTCATCTCCTGTAGATAAGTATATGAAAAAGTTACTTGAAATGAGTTTgttgggggggcagggagggaaagggtaCAGGGAGGTAGCTGTAAGGTATCCGCCAACAAACTGAAAGCATAGTGAAGTTGTGAAAGGGCTGAGTAACGATAGCCAGAAACATAGCAATCGTGTATGGAGATCAGATGACTACCTATATATAAATTCACTAACTTCAGACAGTACTTCCCACCCACATGTACCACATACTGAGTTGCCTAACAATGTTTTAGCTGTCTAAAGCATGTTGAGCTGTTAGCATGCGTGTTGTTACTACCAGAATAACCACCTATCTGCTAATGCCCATGACAGATACTTTGCTATCCAATCAAGTAGACAAATACTACTCTTCAATGGCGGCTGCGTGGTTCTGAGCTAAACCGAACAAACCTTTAACTGCAGAGAAGttgcattctttttttacaCCATGTTcatactttttaaaactctttaaaacCACCATTCATCACTAAGAGCTGTGGCAACTAATCTCACCTGCCAGAGACCCGTCAAATCCAGTCACCTTAGTTCTGGTGTCCCTCTTTCTCACCTGTCCTCTGGAGGGTATCCTGAAGTGGCGAGCCATCATGAGGGGTAACATCTGGTGCTGCCATAGCAGTGTGAAGTGTCTTGAATTTCACTTTGTTGCGgaatattttcttacattttctttgtatCTTTCTGAGTGACTCCAGCTGCATGCAACTGTCCGTCTCTGAAAAGCCACATTCATCAGTTAAAAGGttagaagaaagcttttttcgttttttcttccttttgcgagcatttctctcctcttccctggaTTGTCTCTCACATTTCTGTCCTTCATGTCTTAATTTACTACTAGACCTCTTGCACGACTTTTTAAGCTTATGTTCACACCGCCTTGCCAAGCCCTCATGGACAGAATTAGAACAGAAGCTACATTTGCTGCTCTCCTTCTCTTGACCTTCCAGagttacatttttaagataaaccagcaattttctttccccagctcttGCAGGCGAGCACCCTTTATTACAATTGCTGTAAATTTCTTCACactttctttctgttctcttcatTGAGCTGCTACGTGCCTCTCTAAAATACTCGGAATCACTGATCTCTTCCAACAAATCCTTTAATCTGCAAGCAGATCTACATGCCTTGTGTGGTACGGTACCTTCATCGCTACCATCTTCTGGTTTGAATTCCTTATCGTGAGTAACAGCAATGCAATCCAAAGAATGATTCAGTCCAGCACGTGGTGAGTTATCAACAGTGAGCGagtcattcctctgcacttgcaacTTTTTTGTAAACCTACCCCCATAGGTCTTGTTTTCTAACACTGTGTCTGTTGACTCAAGCTCCTCAACAGCAATCACCACTCTATAATTATCATCACTACTACAATTTCTCTTGTTGAGGTTTTGTACAGGACTCAGCTCTCTGAACGGCTGGCCAGGCTTGTTGCTCAAGCTGATGTGAAAACCGCTGTCATCATTGGACACCACTCTCTTCCACCAGCACTTGTTCACAGTGGGTTTTGGCTCTAAGCAAACACGTGCATAGCCTGGTGTCTGATAGTAGTTTAGTAAATAATGAATGAACTCATCAGTCTCATAAACCTTCTGCTTTTTGCAACCGTCTTCATCAGACACTGTCTGTGCATGAACTACATTCAATGTCGGGTAGTCCCTTCCATCGAGGGATTCGATGACCCTGCAGTCTTGTGTAACTGTAATCAGTAAAGACCCAGACCCAAAGCAGCTGTatgcagctctgccaggcagTCTGTCAGAACTTGGGGCTGTAGAGGAATCATTTAAAATCGTCCTGACTATGTGACTAGTAGATGAATGGAAGTTACTCGCATCTTCCTCACTATATAAGCTGCTACTTTTTCGGGTTAACGGGCACCAAAACTCTTCCTTATGTTTCACTTCTTTGTGCGTATGATAATGGGAGTTAATCAGTTCCTGATGTATGTCTTGTAAGGCTGTTTCAGAAAAGTAATTGTTCTTCCTTACGCCCAATGAAGGATCCACTTTTTGACTTGCCAACTGTGCAAAATCCTTCAAataaaaagtcaggaaaattaTTATGTACATTTATTGAGCACTATAAACAATGCTAAACTGCAAACTCATCAGCAAGCAGTCCCACAGCCAAAAGAATTACACAGGTGAGGGATAAGTTCAGAGCTTGATTGTACAATCTCACTCTTCGTAAGTGAGAACTACAAATACTTCATCATCTCAGAAAGCTGCGTTCTCAAGTGGTCCTTTAAACCAATTCCTCTATCTCGCTGTAACTGCATAAGAAAATACTTATTCTTTGATCACAGCATCACAACAACTAGTATTGCACGCAACGGTAATATTACTACATTTTTGtagatttaatattttatttagaataaattgctttgttatatattgttttaaatggGTCCAAATACAATCAATTTAAAGCTTTCTAAGTGGCGAATCCAAGAAAATAGAAGCTTAACACATCACCTTCATAACTAAGGCGGCCAATGTCAGATGTTATGGGGCCCTAGAAGTCAGGCAGAGTGGCAAGGGTAGCCTCTGATTTCAACTCTTAGCAAATTATAGTCCTTTAGAAGTCTTTAACATTAAGGATTGGGGAAAACATGCACTTCTTAAAAGCTGCAAGCTGATTTTTACTTGGCAAACAGTGAAGACAAAGCCATGTTAGCACCCAcatgagaaatgaaaacttctgttttaaatgaaaactttttttttagtccaaAGCACTAAAATAAACCTCCAAACATTAATCTGTGTGCAAAACACTTGAATTTTTAACACTCCTCCACTGACTTTCTCAAGACGTTAGCTGAATCAAACTGAAATAAGACTGACAGCTTAGTGTTGGCCACAAAAGAGAGGCTACTAGAAATGCAACTGGCATAATCCGTGTCAATTTAATTCTATCGCTTGCAGACCTGAGACCAAAACAAGCAGAGATAGCATCATTTGCATCCCCGCCCTGAAACTCCTTGTTTGCAACACTGGATCAAGTCTAATAGAGCTGATACAGCCCTTCCAGCCCTGTGTTTACTCCGTAATGACAAGGCCTTGAACAAGCATCAAAGGCAAAGTTTCTGGGTGGAAATGCACTATCTTTGTTCTCAGGGCAAAACTGAGAGCAGATTGCCACAAGACTTAGACCTCAAGCCTTCTCAGTGTTCCATCAGTCCCAAGGCATTCTTCCAAATAGCACCAAGACATCAAATGTCTAGCAAATTATTCAAGCTCTAGTAAATATccttcaaaatttaaaatatgttttaaaatagtcttACTTTCACACGGTTTAACAGCACTGTAAGCAGTCTGACAGACTCCACTCTTCTCTGAGCTAGCAGggatttcctttcttcccattcAGGCATATTCTCTGGCCACTGCTGTTCTTCAGCTGGTAccttctgctgctttggggGATGTTTCTCATCTCCATCTATCtgcctctcttctctcctcttgaGCTTAGCTTTCGTTTTTCTCTCTTGAACTTCTTTTCAGCACCACGTCTTTTTCTAGGCAATTATCAATATGGGACAATTTAGATGACACTTGTTTTACATTTTGAGTCCTGGGGAATTAGATGCAAGTCTTTGAAGTGCTAATAAAAAGCAACCAGTTGCCAAGAATCTGCATGTGGCTAACAAACTTTGTTTGTTAGaataatatgtttaaaaaaacatggcACATAGATGACATGCATCTAACTGATGCACACGTTTAGAAAGTTGTCTCTCCAAATGGTTTGTATTCCAGGGTTTTCTTTATAAGCACTGCCAAGATGACAGATTCACATCGTTGTTTGTCTCCAAGGACACAAATAGAGACTAATCATTTGGATCTAATTCTTAAGTTAACAAATCTCCCCTACAGATTAGCATGAGGGTCCCATTTAAGAGATATTACAAGACTATTTCCACTGTtctaaaaaaagttaaagctgtgtgctggttttagctggggtagagttaattttatttgctgtagCTAGTATGGGTCTGTGGGTTGGATTTGTGCAGAAAACAGTGTTGacaacacagggatgttttcatcactgctgagcagtgctgacacagagtcgaggccttttctgctcctcacagcaccccaccagtgagtgggctgggggtgcacaagaaattgggaggggacacagccggaACAGCTGACCgcgactgaccaaagggatattccataccatatgacaccatgctcagcatataaagctgggggaaggaggaggaagcagggggACATGCAGAGTTACAGCATTTGTCTTGCCGTCCCATgtaaccattacacgtgatggagccctgctttcctggagatggctgaacacctgcctgcccacgggaagtggggaatgaattccttggattgcttgcatggcttttgctttatctattaaactgcctttatctcaactcatgagttttctcacttttagcCTTACAAACTGTTCACACAAATAAGcgtttaaaaatatttttttaaaaaaatatttgaataagaAGGTATTAACAATGGAAGCACAGCAATGTTTTCAGAGACCTAGCATTAGAGTCGCTATGCTCCATATTCTACTTAGAATGGTTGGGGCTTTTTAAGATACGAAGGTGAATAACATGACTAATTACTAGTGACAGTTTAGGATGCCATCCAAGCACATTATCTACAGAATTAAAACTTCAATATACTACTATTACTCATATACAAAATTTAAGAACACTGCCCTAAAGataacaacaatgaaaaaaaacccatataaaAGGGGGTAGagggaaagatggaaaagcaTTCACCTCTGGCTTTGGACCTTTCAGTCAACTGGAAGGCACCAAGAAATGTACGTCACATTAATTTTACTTCAGGGCATAAAGACATTAGTTTGCgatgctgcagcacagaacaATACAAAAAGCCCACATGCAGAATCTTAAGCAATCAAGCCTCAGAGCAATTTGAGAACAACAGCTCTCCAACTTCACTCCAGGCCCACATAATCATAGACTAATCTGATCTGAAAGAGACCTCAGGATGTTTCTAGTCCAACTTTTCTCATAACCCAGACCCCTCCATATGATGCCTTACACACAGAATTATCAGGATGCTTTTCTTTCCGACAGTAACATATAAATTAAGAACTACATAGTATTGC encodes:
- the LOC104631183 gene encoding A-kinase anchor protein 17B isoform X2, whose amino-acid sequence is MAPETWEVTGFHRNSSAEVGIDHRCVESQDFAQLASQKVDPSLGVRKNNYFSETALQDIHQELINSHYHTHKEVKHKEEFWCPLTRKSSSLYSEEDASNFHSSTSHIVRTILNDSSTAPSSDRLPGRAAYSCFGSGSLLITVTQDCRVIESLDGRDYPTLNVVHAQTVSDEDGCKKQKVYETDEFIHYLLNYYQTPGYARVCLEPKPTVNKCWWKRVVSNDDSGFHISLSNKPGQPFRELSPVQNLNKRNCSSDDNYRVVIAVEELESTDTVLENKTYGGRFTKKLQVQRNDSLTVDNSPRAGLNHSLDCIAVTHDKEFKPEDGSDEGTVPHKACRSACRLKDLLEEISDSEYFREARSSSMKRTERKCEEIYSNCNKGCSPARAGERKLLVYLKNVTLEGQEKESSKCSFCSNSVHEGLARRCEHKLKKSCKRSSSKLRHEGQKCERQSREEERNARKRKKKRKKLSSNLLTDECGFSETDSCMQLESLRKIQRKCKKIFRNKVKFKTLHTAMAAPDVTPHDGSPLQDTLQRTGDERKLMLRREMDADVRGCPLFPLEIIQTNPCSDTFCGAEPRRGC
- the LOC104631183 gene encoding A-kinase anchor protein 17B isoform X1 → MPEWEERKSLLAQRRVESVRLLTVLLNRVKDFAQLASQKVDPSLGVRKNNYFSETALQDIHQELINSHYHTHKEVKHKEEFWCPLTRKSSSLYSEEDASNFHSSTSHIVRTILNDSSTAPSSDRLPGRAAYSCFGSGSLLITVTQDCRVIESLDGRDYPTLNVVHAQTVSDEDGCKKQKVYETDEFIHYLLNYYQTPGYARVCLEPKPTVNKCWWKRVVSNDDSGFHISLSNKPGQPFRELSPVQNLNKRNCSSDDNYRVVIAVEELESTDTVLENKTYGGRFTKKLQVQRNDSLTVDNSPRAGLNHSLDCIAVTHDKEFKPEDGSDEGTVPHKACRSACRLKDLLEEISDSEYFREARSSSMKRTERKCEEIYSNCNKGCSPARAGERKLLVYLKNVTLEGQEKESSKCSFCSNSVHEGLARRCEHKLKKSCKRSSSKLRHEGQKCERQSREEERNARKRKKKRKKLSSNLLTDECGFSETDSCMQLESLRKIQRKCKKIFRNKVKFKTLHTAMAAPDVTPHDGSPLQDTLQRTGDERKLMLRREMDADVRGCPLFPLEIIQTNPCSDTFCGAEPRRGC
- the LOC104631183 gene encoding A-kinase anchor protein 17B isoform X4; the protein is MPEWEERKSLLAQRRVESVRLLTVLLNRVKDFAQLASQKVDPSLGVRKNNYFSETALQDIHQELINSHYHTHKEVKHKEEFWCPLTRKSSSLYSEEDASNFHSSTSHIVRTILNDSSTAPSSDRLPGRAAYSCFGSGSLLITVTQDCRVIESLDGRDYPTLNVVHAQTVSDEDGCKKQKVYETDEFIHYLLNYYQTPGYARVCLEPKPTVNKCWWKRVVSNDDSGFHISLSNKPGQPFRELSPVQNLNKRNCSSDDNYRVVIAVEELESTDTVLENKTYGGRFTKKLQVQRNDSLTVDNSPRAGLNHSLDCIAVTHDKEFKPEDGSDEETDSCMQLESLRKIQRKCKKIFRNKVKFKTLHTAMAAPDVTPHDGSPLQDTLQRTGDERKLMLRREMDADVRGCPLFPLEIIQTNPCSDTFCGAEPRRGC
- the LOC104631183 gene encoding A-kinase anchor protein 17B isoform X3 translates to MPEWEERKSLLAQRRVESVRLLTVLLNRVKDFAQLASQKVDPSLGVRKNNYFSETALQDIHQELINSHYHTHKEVKHKEEFWCPLTRKSSSLYSEEDASNFHSSTSHIVRTILNDSSTAPSSDRLPGRAAYSCFGSGSLLITVTQDCRVIESLDGRDYPTLNVVHAQTVSDEDGCKKQKVYETDEFIHYLLNYYQTPGYARVCLEPKPTVNKCWWKRVVSNDDSGFHISLSNKPGQPFRELSPVQNLNKRNCSSDDNYRVVIAVEELESTDTVLENKTYGGRFTKKLQVQRNDSLTVDNSPRAGLNHSLDCIAVTHDKEFKPEDGSDEGTVPHKACRSACRLKDLLEEISDSEYFREARSSSMKRTERKCEEIYSNCNKGCSPARAGERKLLVYLKNVTLEGQEKESSKCSFCSNSVHEGLARRCEHKLKKSCKRSSSKLRHEGQKCERQSREEERNARKRKKKRKKLSSNLLTDECGFSETDSCMQLESLRKIQRKCKKIFRNKVKFKTLHTAMAAPDVTPHDGSPLQDTLQRTGEKEGHQN